In one Roseburia intestinalis L1-82 genomic region, the following are encoded:
- the trkA gene encoding Trk system potassium transporter TrkA: protein MKIIIVGCGKVGYTLVEQLGSEDHDIVVIDEKPEKVSTITNNLDAMGIVGNGINHQTLIDAGITTADLLIAVTGDDEKNLLCCVIARKTGHCQTIARVRNPIYNKEIEFLKKEFGLAMIINPELAAANEIARIFQFPSAIRVDTFAKGHVELLHFKVTKGSPLIALKLFNLHQTLHSNVLVCTVIRGDKVIIPNGDFEFQENDVVAIASERRNAIDFFRKIGIVKNRVGNAILVGGGKVSYYLAKSLLASGIRVTIIEVDRERCDILSELLPHATVICGDATDQNLLLQEGLEHAQGFAALTGLDEENILLSLYANDISNAKTVTKINRINFHSVINELNLGSIIYPRIITSDYILKYARSTYNSKDSNVETLYKLANGKAEALEFIIKADSAVAGIPLADLHFRKNTLICCIYRNGKVIIPSGQDIMMAGDSVLVVLSGYRISDIKEILED, encoded by the coding sequence ATGAAGATTATTATCGTAGGCTGTGGCAAGGTGGGCTATACTCTCGTAGAGCAGCTTGGCAGCGAAGACCACGATATCGTAGTCATTGACGAGAAACCGGAAAAGGTTTCCACCATCACAAATAATCTCGATGCGATGGGCATCGTAGGAAACGGAATCAACCACCAGACTTTAATCGACGCCGGCATCACAACCGCCGACCTTCTGATTGCCGTGACCGGTGACGATGAGAAGAATCTGCTCTGCTGTGTCATCGCGAGAAAGACAGGCCACTGCCAGACCATCGCCCGTGTGCGCAATCCTATATATAATAAGGAAATAGAATTTTTAAAGAAAGAATTTGGGCTGGCAATGATCATCAACCCGGAACTTGCCGCTGCAAACGAGATTGCACGCATTTTCCAGTTTCCATCTGCGATCCGTGTGGATACCTTTGCCAAGGGTCATGTAGAGCTTCTTCATTTTAAAGTAACCAAAGGCTCTCCGCTGATCGCCTTAAAACTGTTTAACCTGCATCAGACATTGCACAGCAACGTTCTGGTCTGCACCGTCATCCGTGGGGATAAAGTCATCATTCCAAACGGTGATTTTGAATTTCAGGAAAACGACGTGGTTGCGATCGCATCCGAGCGCCGCAATGCGATCGACTTTTTCCGCAAGATCGGCATCGTGAAAAACCGTGTCGGAAACGCCATTCTCGTCGGTGGCGGCAAAGTGTCATATTATCTGGCAAAAAGTCTGCTCGCTTCTGGCATCCGTGTGACGATCATTGAAGTAGACCGCGAACGCTGTGACATATTAAGTGAACTGCTGCCGCATGCCACCGTGATCTGCGGGGATGCAACTGATCAGAATCTTCTTTTACAGGAAGGTCTTGAACATGCGCAGGGTTTTGCAGCGCTGACCGGATTAGATGAGGAGAATATCCTTCTCTCCCTCTATGCAAATGATATCTCCAACGCAAAGACCGTGACAAAAATCAACCGGATCAATTTCCATTCGGTCATCAACGAGCTGAATCTTGGAAGTATTATTTATCCGCGTATCATTACGTCGGATTACATTTTAAAATATGCACGTTCCACTTATAATTCCAAAGACAGCAATGTAGAAACGCTCTATAAACTTGCAAACGGTAAAGCCGAGGCTTTGGAATTTATTATCAAAGCAGACTCCGCCGTTGCAGGAATTCCACTCGCAGATCTGCATTTCCGAAAAAATACTCTGATCTGCTGTATTTACCGCAATGGCAAAGTTATTATCCCGAGTGGTCAGGATATCATGATGGCCGGTGACTCTGTTTTAGTCGTACTATCCGGTTACCGCATTTCCGATATCAAAGAGATTCTGGAGGACTAG
- a CDS encoding TrkH family potassium uptake protein, with protein MNYSIVLYILGCVLKFESAFLILPALVGLIYREHASVSYLAVAVLCLILGVLLTHKKPRSTNLYTREGFVAVALSWIIMSIFGAIPFVLTGDIPFYVDALFETISGFTTTGSSILTDVESISKASLFWRSFSHWIGGMGVFVFIMAILPMMGGSTMNLMKAESPGPSVSKLVPHVKDTAKILYGIYIAITICEATILRALGMPLFDSLTTTFGTVGTGGFGIRNDSIAGYSPAIQITITVFMILSGINYTAYFYILTGKIKELFKIEEVRWYLAIIFGSVAVITWNVRSLYPTFSETLRHAFFQVGSIITTTGYATTDFDLWPALSKTLLVTLMFIGACAGSTSGGIKVSRILILLKTIRKELSLIIHPRQVKKIRMDGHPVDHETLRSANVFLVVYFVLLLTSMLLISVDEFDFSTNFTSVVTVLNNIGPGLNLVGPTQNFSIFSPFSKFVLMFDMLAGRLELFPMMILLMPSTWKRK; from the coding sequence ATGAATTATTCGATCGTTTTATATATTTTAGGCTGTGTTTTAAAATTTGAAAGTGCCTTTCTGATACTTCCAGCACTGGTCGGACTGATCTACCGTGAACATGCTTCTGTCTCCTATCTGGCAGTTGCAGTTTTATGTCTGATACTCGGTGTTCTTCTGACTCATAAAAAGCCACGTTCTACAAATCTCTACACCAGGGAAGGTTTTGTAGCTGTCGCACTCAGCTGGATCATCATGAGTATTTTCGGTGCCATTCCTTTTGTGCTGACCGGAGATATTCCGTTTTATGTGGATGCACTGTTTGAGACGATCTCCGGTTTTACTACAACGGGGTCAAGTATTCTGACCGATGTGGAGAGCATCTCAAAAGCCAGCCTGTTCTGGCGCAGTTTCTCCCACTGGATCGGCGGTATGGGAGTGTTCGTTTTCATTATGGCGATCCTCCCTATGATGGGCGGCTCCACGATGAACCTGATGAAAGCAGAGAGCCCCGGGCCTTCCGTGAGCAAGCTGGTTCCGCATGTGAAAGATACCGCAAAAATCCTTTACGGCATCTATATTGCCATCACGATCTGTGAAGCGACGATTTTGCGTGCACTCGGCATGCCGTTATTTGATTCGCTGACGACTACCTTTGGTACTGTCGGCACCGGTGGATTCGGCATCAGAAATGACAGTATTGCCGGTTATTCCCCTGCGATCCAGATTACGATCACAGTTTTCATGATCTTAAGCGGTATCAATTATACTGCCTATTTTTATATACTGACAGGCAAAATAAAAGAGCTCTTTAAAATTGAGGAAGTCCGCTGGTATCTCGCGATCATCTTCGGATCGGTGGCTGTCATCACATGGAATGTCCGGTCCTTGTATCCGACGTTCAGCGAGACTCTGCGCCATGCATTTTTTCAGGTTGGCTCCATTATCACAACGACCGGATATGCGACCACAGACTTTGATCTCTGGCCTGCTTTATCTAAAACTCTGTTGGTAACACTAATGTTTATCGGTGCCTGTGCTGGAAGCACAAGCGGCGGTATAAAAGTTTCCCGTATCCTGATCTTACTGAAAACGATCCGTAAGGAACTTTCACTGATCATCCATCCGCGTCAGGTAAAAAAGATCCGTATGGACGGACATCCGGTCGATCACGAAACCTTACGTTCCGCGAACGTATTTCTGGTCGTTTATTTTGTACTGCTGCTGACTTCTATGCTCCTGATCAGTGTGGATGAGTTTGATTTTTCAACGAATTTTACTTCCGTTGTCACGGTGTTAAATAATATCGGCCCCGGGTTAAATCTCGTCGGTCCGACACAGAATTTTTCAATTTTTTCTCCGTTTTCCAAATTTGTTCTGATGTTTGACATGCTTGCCGGAAGACTGGAACTGTTTCCGATGATGATTCTTTTAATGCCATCAACCTGGAAACGCAAATAA